In Chitinophagaceae bacterium, the genomic window TTTGGTTTAGAATGGACAAATGTATACATATTCTATAGAAATAGTAGAATTGTTAAAAAAAAATTTAAAAAAATAAATGGAGCATCAGGAACATTGGATATTCTCTATGTAAGGGATAATTGTAAACAGTTTAATAAACTGTTTACATCATTGAGAATATTTCGAAGGAGAAAATTTTTTAAGCACGAAGCAACCATTTATTAAGCAACCAGCTATTATTATTGGCTGTATTAATTAAGTGGAATAACTGAACTATTGGAATATGCAAAGCTTTGTGAAGCCGGCTCCACTTCTTTCAGCATTACTATAATTTATTCAGCGAAAGTTTGGCGTGCATAGCATCAGCCAAAGAAGTGCGGTCGAGAATATGAGCCGTAGCATCACGAACATGTTTCATTACTTTCCTGATCTCACAAGTGCGTTCATCTTTGCATTCCACACATCTGACGTAAGCTGACTTGCTGACGCATTGCACGGCAGCCAGCGGGCCATCGAGGATTCTTATAATTTGACCGAGATATATTTTATCCGGTGATTTGGCCAGCGAATAGCCTCCGCCTTTTCCCATCCGGCTGTAAAGGATGCCTTGCTTCTTAAGTTCTAATAAGATATGTTCAAGAAATTTTTTTGGAATATATTCAGCAGCCGCGAGATCAGAGATCAGAACAGGTCCCACCTCATAATGTCTTGCGAGGTAAAACGCTGCTTTTAATCCGTATTTTGCCTTATGTGATAACATGCTACAAGATAATTTATTTTTCTATTTGAAAGATGATTTGATCAGTAAATAGGTTGGTCCAAATCAAAATGTTTATTTCTATTTAGTCAACTACAAAATTCAATACGCGCCAATGTTAAAGCAGGTATAGTGTGAAGCAATAAAAAAATCATAAATGAATTACTTCTCCATAAGCTGCTGCTGTTGCTTCCATCAAAGCCTCACTCATGGTTGGGTGAGGATGAACACTCTTGATGATTTCATGGCCCGTTGTTTCCAACTTGCGCGCTACCACACATTCGGCGATAAGCTCTGTTACATTGGCGCCAATCATGTGCGCGCCCAGGAACTCACCATATTTTGCATCGAAAATTACTTTTACAAAACCTTCTTTTGCGCCGGCAGCGCTTGCCTTGCCTGAAGCGGAGAAAGGGAATTTGCCAATCTTCAGGTCGTAGCCGGCTTCTTTGGCAGCTTTTTCTGTTAATCCCACAGAGGCTATTTCGGGAGA contains:
- a CDS encoding Rrf2 family transcriptional regulator, which produces MLSHKAKYGLKAAFYLARHYEVGPVLISDLAAAEYIPKKFLEHILLELKKQGILYSRMGKGGGYSLAKSPDKIYLGQIIRILDGPLAAVQCVSKSAYVRCVECKDERTCEIRKVMKHVRDATAHILDRTSLADAMHAKLSLNKL